The Euleptes europaea isolate rEulEur1 chromosome 2, rEulEur1.hap1, whole genome shotgun sequence genome has a segment encoding these proteins:
- the IFT25 gene encoding intraflagellar transport protein 25 homolog isoform X1, whose product MKTEERMKSTNFCLSTEGADVILATSSDEKYPPENIIDGRTETFWTTTGLFPQEFIICFHKCVIISKLTIQCYLVRTLRIEKSMSKDPVDFEHCIEKDLDYKEGELQTEEFSFPEFQATHLRFIILSAFDTFVSVHRVTAEGIARDI is encoded by the exons ATGAAGACAGAAGAGAGAATGAAATCAACAAACTTCTGTCTTAGCACTGAAGGAGCAGATGTTATTCTAGCGACATCAAGTGATGAAAAATACCCTCCAGAAAATATCATTGATGG ACGAACTGAAACATTTTGGACAACAACTGGGCTGTTTCCGCAggaatttattatttgttttcatAAATGTGTAATTATAAGCAAACTCACAATCCAGTGTTATTTAG TGCGGACATTACGGATTGAAAAAAGCATGTCTAAAGATCCAGTAGATTTTGAACACTGCATTGAAAAAG ACCTGGACTATAAAGAAGGGGAGCTTCAAACAGAAGAATTTTCT TTTCCTGAATTCCAGGCTACACACTTGAGATTCATCATTTTATCTGCCTTTGATACTTTTGTGTCAGTTCATAGGGTAACAGCTGAAGGAATAGCACGAGATATTTAA
- the IFT25 gene encoding intraflagellar transport protein 25 homolog isoform X2: protein MKTEERMKSTNFCLSTEGADVILATSSDEKYPPENIIDGRTETFWTTTGLFPQEFIICFHKCVIISKLTIQCYLDLDYKEGELQTEEFSFPEFQATHLRFIILSAFDTFVSVHRVTAEGIARDI from the exons ATGAAGACAGAAGAGAGAATGAAATCAACAAACTTCTGTCTTAGCACTGAAGGAGCAGATGTTATTCTAGCGACATCAAGTGATGAAAAATACCCTCCAGAAAATATCATTGATGG ACGAACTGAAACATTTTGGACAACAACTGGGCTGTTTCCGCAggaatttattatttgttttcatAAATGTGTAATTATAAGCAAACTCACAATCCAGTGTTATTTAG ACCTGGACTATAAAGAAGGGGAGCTTCAAACAGAAGAATTTTCT TTTCCTGAATTCCAGGCTACACACTTGAGATTCATCATTTTATCTGCCTTTGATACTTTTGTGTCAGTTCATAGGGTAACAGCTGAAGGAATAGCACGAGATATTTAA